The genomic DNA ATGCTACCCCAGATTtcctcattattttaaaagtagtaGGGTGCCAAGCCCCATAAAATACACCCTGGCTACGCTATGGCTTCCCTAGTGTCTGGGATGGTGGGCATCTGACTCAGTTCTGGCCTAATGATCATAGCAGGGAGTCCACTACGGTTTTATGAGAAACAATTTTCTTCTTTGATGACGAAAGTCCCTTGAGGGAAGCCCTGTTTGACTCCACACACTCccttcttgcctgggatattGTTGGGAAGGCGTAGGTTAATCTCAGCCTTCTTGGAGGGTTTTGTCACCACCTGTTCAATGTGGGCAAGttactttctgtttcttattCTAAGATGTTTATTTGCATGAGTGGCTGCTTAATTCTAATTCTGGAAACAGCCTTAAACAACTTTATGGTCTGGGCTCTGCGAAAGTACAGTAACTACTGCCCTTGTCAGTTAACCATGTTACAGGGAACTTTGTCTAGGCAGTTTTGTATCAGGTTATACAATTTCTTGGATGTATATAGCTTAATTATGGATTGATTATCGTTTAAGCTACTTGGTGTTGAAAGAGGCCCTTAGACTTGAATGACCTTTTTTCTGTACTAAACCATCTTGGCAAGCATAATTTTGGATCTCATTTATTTGCCTCTTTTTCCTTGCCATTTGAAAATCACTAATTTTTAGATCAAAAAGTAGAAGCTTTTTCTCCTTACTCTCTGTTCTCCATCAAAAAGACTCAGTTTTACTCTTCATGTTTTCCTAGTAATGTCGGCATTTAGAAAGTTCTAGGTCAGGGTACTAGATTTATCCAAATAACTGGTCACCAAGGAATGAAGAATGTGTATAGATATCTAATGTTAACCTAGATCTAAAGATACCTATTTGTTTTGAAATCCAAACATGAAGACTAAAATatgcatgttttaaaaacaaagtagaaaaaggaaaactgaacagAAGCACctaaaatgcaaagtaaaatgcCAATAGACTGCTGCTTCTAACAGTTTCTGTTTGTAGTGATTTTACTGGTTAGCCACTGTtgctataaataatatatatttataccacaATTTCTTGATTTCTTAACATTAGAGGATACTGTTGATTCCCTGTTATGAAAATGAGGGATACGGGACACTTTCATTACTTTCTGTACTTCGTATTTCCTTGtaaattgttttattgtttttggttCTTCTGAGTagttacctttatttatttattcttagtatgtatttattatttatctattttggctgtgccaggtctccgttgctgtgcaggctttcctcCAGGTGCAGCAGGTGGGGGCCGcgctctggttgtggtgtgtggctTCTtcttgcagtggtttctcttgtcgtggagcgtGGGCGCtggggcactcaggcttcaggagttgaCGCGTGTGGGCTcagctgtggttcctgggctctagagcacaggctcagtacttgtggcatgtgagattgGTTGGTCTGCAGCATGAGGGGTCTTTCCAGATCGGAGATGGAACCgacctttcctgcattggcaggtggatcctttaccactgagccaccagggaagccctgggtagTTACCTTTAAAACTCTATAAATTAGTTAAACCTCTGTGTCTCAGTCTGTCAGTTTTAGCTCTCCACCATATGagattatggggcttccctggtggctcggcagtaaagaatctgcctgcaatgcaggagactgggttcgatccttgggtggggaagatcctctggaggagggcatggcaacccactccagggttcttgcccgaagaatcccaaggatggaggagcgtggcaggctgcagtgcagtccataggatcgcacagagtcggactcgactgaagcaactaagcagcagcagcatattacaTTATACTATCTACCTGTCCtgcctctgcttccctggtgTGTCTGCCTTTCTGTTAGAGATTTACAGTtaacttttctctagttatggatGCGTGGGTTGACGTTGAATTGGGCTAGCATAAATGTGACTGGCAGTTGAAATTGAATTACTGGAAGTTCTTGCTTCATAAGATGTGTCTATGCATGCACATTTTTAAGAGACCCtgaatattttaggtttttaaattgTCTTGGAATTTATATAATTTCACAGTAAACACGGTatcaaaaaaggacaaaaaagggTTTTTTCCTGGCATTTTATTTATAGTCAAgtcttaatgtttttcttttattttttttttgttttaattttatttttgaaaactttacaatattgtattagttttgccaaatatattgaaatggatccgccacaggtatacatgtgttccccatcctgaaccctcctccctcctccctccccataccatctctctgggtcgtcccagtgcaccagccctaagcatccagtatcgtgcatcgaacctggactggcagctcgtttcatacatgatattatacatgtttcaatgccattctcccaaatcttcccaccctttccctctccaacagagtccataagactgttctatacatcggtgtctcttttgctgtctcgtacacagggttattgttaccatctttctaaattccatatatatgcgttagtatactgtattggtgtttttctttctggcttacttcactctgtataataggctccagtttcatccacctcattagaactaattcaaatgtattctttttaatggctgagtaatactccattgtgtatatgtaccacagctttcttatctattcatctgctgatggacatctaggttgcttccatgtcctggctattataaacagtgctgtgatgaacattggggtacacgtgtctctttcccttctggtttccttagtgtgtatgcccagcagtgggattgctggatcataaggcagttctatttccagttttttaaggaatctccacactgttctccatagtggctgtgctagtttgcattcccaccaacagtgtaagagggttcccttttctccacaccctctccagcatttattgcttgtagacttttggatcgcagccattctgactggcgtgaaatggtacctcatagtggttttgatttgcatttctctgataatgagtgatgttgagcatcttttcatgtgtttattagccatctgtatgtcttctttggagaaatgtctatttagttctttggcccattttttgattgggtcatttatttttctggagttgagctgtaggagttgcttgtatatttttgagattagttgtttgtcagttgcttcatttgctattattttctcccattctgaaggctgccttttcaccttgctaatagtttcctttgatgtaatgtttttcttttgatagttttggttttttgaatattaaatgcTTTTGAATTACACCATAGAATCCTTAGTCACCGACGGGTTGATTCCTTTTTTCTGCCATATATCTGCAGCAATTTTTTTAGCTTCCAGTGATCTAAAATTCAAACACATGAAATACTGTGGTTTTGTATCCATATTTTACCTGGCCATATTTGAGAACATTAACAGCATCATTAAAGTTGTAATTCTTTAGAATGGCTCTTCTGAATTGTTTATTTTGTGTGTCCATTTAAAACCAAATGTAACTTAAAAATTCActaaaaaactgttaaaattaaTTGAGTTTAGTAAAGCTTCAGAATACAAGATTGGTATACAAAACCCAGTTGTGTTTGTATCTTTcaatgaacaatccaaaaatgaaataaaataattccacttacaatagcataaaaataataaaatacataggtATAAATTTAATCCAAAAAAGCATGAAACTTATACTATGGAAACtgtataacattcttgaaataaaGATAGACATTTATCTATAAATgtctgtgtaaatagaccatccatgtttatggattggaagactcaatattgttaagatggtaCTACTCCCCAAATTTATTCAAAGCACAGTCCCCATCAAAATTCCCACTGTCTTCTTTGCAGAAGTTTACAGGCTGACCCTAAGATGCATATATGGAACTTTAATAAGAGACTTAAAATAATCTCAAGcaatcttgaagaaaaaaaacaatgttaGGAGACTCACCTGGTTTCAAAAGTTGTTACAGATCTAGAGAGTGTATTACTGTCATAAGGATACACATCGATCAatggaagcccagaaataaaccctcacaatTATAGCCAGTTGATCTTTGACAAGGATACTAAGACATTTAAATGGGGAAATATTCaataatagtcttttcaacaaatcatGATGGTGCAACTGGATGTCCACACACAAAAACCAGAGTTGGACCCCATGACTCCAGGACCTAAATGTGAGCActagatcaaattgtcaacatctgctggatcatggaaaaagcaagagagttccagaaaaacatctatttctgctttattgactatgccaaagcctttgactgtgtggatcacaataaactgtggaaaattcttcaagagatgggaataccagaccacctgacctgcctcttgagaaacctgtatgcaggtcaggaagcaacagttagaactggacatggaacaacagactggttccaaataggaaaaggagtacgtcaaggctatatattatcaccctgcttatttaacttatatgcagagtacatcatgagaaacgctggactggaagaaacacaagctggaatcaagattgccgggagaaatatcaataacctcagatatgcagatgataccacccttatggcagaaagtgaagaggaactaaaaagcctcttgatgaaaatgaaagaggagagtgaaaaagttggcttaaggctcaacattcagaaaacgaagatcatggcatctggtcccaccacttcatgggaaatagatggggaaacagtgtcagactttatttttgggggctccagaatcactgcagatggtgactgcagccatgaaattaaaagacgcttactccttggaaggaaagttatgacaaacctggatagcatattgaaaagcagagacattactttgccaacaaaggtctgtctagtcaaggctgtggtttttccagtggtcatgtatggatgtgagagttggagtgtgaagaaagctgagcgcagaagaattgatgcttttgaactgtggtgttggagaagactcttcagagtcccttggactgcaaggagatccaaccagtccattctgaaggagatcagccctgggtgttctttggaaggaatgatgctgaagctgaaactccagtactttggccacctcatgcaaagagttgactcattggaaaagactctgatgctgggagggattgagggcaagaggagaaggggacgacagaggatgagatggctggatggcatcaccgactctagacgtgagtttgagtgaactacgggagttggtgatggacagggaggcctggcgtgctgcaattcatggggtcacaaagagttggacacaactgagcaagtgaactgaactgaagtgctgtaaaactcttagaagaaaacataggcacaaatctttgtgaccttggttaGGCAAGTTTCTTAGATATAACACCAAAATCACAAGCAAccaaagaaaaagacacaaattggactttattaaaatttaaaattttgaaaaaaaatttaaaaggcacctcacaggagaaaatatttccgAAGCATCTATGAATATGAAgcttttatacatgtatatatgtaactgaatcattttgttgtacacccaaaactaacacaacattgttaatcagctatactccaatataaaataaaaattttttttaaaaagtttgtattcataatatataaagaacttgtaCAGTGTAGtggtaaaaagacaaccctttaaaaaatgggctaaagacatttctccaaagaagatatttgTTGGAATGGCCAATAGgtatatatgaaaagatgctcagcactTTTAGctatcaaggaaatgcaaattaaaacaccatgagataccacttcacacccactcgGATGGCtgtaataaaaaagataaaaagggaattccctgacagaccagtgcttaggactccatgctctcactgctgagggctggGGTTTCAtacctgtttggggaactaagatcctgtatgccctggggaagggccaaaaggaaaagtgaaaaataaaaaaggaaagtgtTGGCTACAATGTATATAAACTGGAACCCTTAtatactgctgatgggaatggcAAATGGTGCCACCACTTGGGAAAACAAGCCTGGTGGTTCCTCAAAAGGTAAGCCATATAATCCAGCAAGTCTGTCTTACGTACCCAGGAGTTCACACAAACACTTGTGCATGAGTGTTTACAGCAGCATTACTCAAAATGGAAaaaacccagatgtccatcaaggGACAGATTGATAAAATGTGATATACATTAATACATACAGAACATTATTTGTCAATAAACATAAATTAAGTACAATTGATCCTTAAAACAACATGGGGGTTAATCCACATGTTACTTATCATTGGCCCTCGGCATCCATGGATTCAGCCAACACTGACTGTATAGTGCTGTAGTACTTACAATTGAAAAAGTGCTAACTTGCATTGTTCAAGGATCAGCTGTACTGATAAACGCcaaacatgaatgaatcttaaaaacatgCAAGTGAAAGGAGCCATACGAAAGGTCACATACTACATAGTTGCACCTATATGAAATGCCTAGAATCGGCAGATCTGTGGAGACAGAGAACAGATTCATGGTTGCCTAGGCTGCCGAGGGTggaggaaagtggggaggggcTGCTGAATGTATATGGGTTATCTTTTGGAGAGGATGACAGTGTTCTAAGGTAGATTGTggtgggaattccctagtggtccagtggttacattTGGctttttcactgctgtggcctgggttcagtttctgcttgagaaactaagatcccacaagtcaatGTGTTGCagtcaaaagcaaaaaaaaaaaaaaaaaagactgtgggGATGGTTGCACCATTCCAGGAGTATACTAAAATCTATTGAATTACACACTTTGAattgtatgtgaattatatctcaaggcagtaaaaaatatttttattgcctCTGCACAGTAATAGGAGTTTGTCAAACGTCCTGTTACACCCGACATGTTTAGGTTGACTCTCTATTAACTTGTTTTCTACTTGGTTCATTTACAGTGCTCTAATGTTGGTATTGTTGCTGATCTATAATTTAGAAATAGAAAGCTTGCTTTTATCCTGTGCTCTTTTTTCACCACTTCACCCCAAGAGTTTCTGAGTTTAGTATACTACAGAAGTGAGAATAGTCTTGTTCTGACTTGCAACATGAATGTTAGTAAGAACATCTCACAGCAAAAATCTCACCCTTCTGAAACCTAGCCATGAATAAAAGGTTGGGGGGAGGGCGCTGGTGACAGAACAAAATCCATCCACTGAAGCTCCTTCCCTTAGATCATTGGAAAACCATCAGGCTCCTTCCCAGCCTGTTTGCTCTTATTTTACATAGCGTTGAAATCAGATCACCAATTTCCAAACCCCACAGATTAGACACATTAAGTTAGAATGAGTGTAAAGCATGTACTGTAGATTGACTTGTGCTCTCCCCATTCATATATTGACACACAGACCCCCACAAAGTGATATTTAGAAGTGgggcttgcttgctaagtcgtttcagtcatgtccgactctttgtgatcccatggactgtagcccaccaggcttctctgtctataggattctccaggcagcaacaccggagtgggttgccatttccttctccaaggactggggccttgggaggtaattaggttcaGGTGAAGTCCTGAGGGTGGGGCTCTCACAGTGGGATTAATGCCCCAGCAGAAGAGACACTTGCTTCCCTCTCCCTCGTGAGAGGACACGGTGGGAAGGTGTCAACACGTCTGGAAGAGAGCGCTCAGCAGAGACCCACTAAACTGGTGTCTTTGTCTTGGAAATTTCAGGAACTGtgaggaaatacatttctgtATAAGACACCCAGTTCCATGTGTGGTATTTGATTATGGCAGCCAAACTGACTTAAGACATGGAAAAAAGATGGTTCTTAGCCAAACAATGAGGGAGGAGACAAGGAAACTGGTGGGGAGGGCCACGAGCACAGCCTTGGCTATCTGAATCCTGTTCGGTCTAAGGAGAGTACAGATCATCAGCTGAATAGGCCCTGAGACTTCCTAGGTCACAACATAGCATAATAAATGAATTTCATACTCACCCTGATTCACCGAGAAAGGGTTGGATTGTTCCCTGTTTAAGGTGGTAAAAAGTTGTAAAATCTGTATTAGAAAACTTTCCATCCTAAATAATTCAAACGACCTAAGTTTTCTGCTCTCCAGAATGATTCATTCTTCATAATTTCAGCTGCCTTTTTGAACTGTTACTAGTCCTTATTTTTCAAGCAAAGAAAGGGAAGGTAACTTTCTACTTTCATTggtataaaattatatttgaaacaAGATATAAAACTTCCATCTTCTTTAAACCCTGTTTTCCAGGAACTCGAATCATTTATGATCGAAAGTTTTTGTTGGATCGTCGCAACTCTCCTATGGCTCAGACCCCACCCTGCCATCTGCCCAATATCCCAGGAGTCACCAGCCCCGGCACCTTAATTGAAGACTCCAAAGTAGAAGTAAACAATTTGAACAACTTGAACAATCATGACAGGAAGCATGCAGTTGGTAAGAGAAGCTGGTGTTAGGGACCAAGAGATAGCCCTGGGATTCGAGTCAGTCTGAAAAATGTTGATGCTTCAGTTATAACTGATGTTCAGTCATACATCTCTGAGGTTCCCCCACTACCCTCACCAAGACTTACTGAGATGTTCTGGAAACCCGAGTTCTAAACCATAGCCAAATCTAATCTAGGAGAGGGGTAGGGTGAGGGAGAATCCAAAATCAGGCAATGGTAAATCCCAAAGATGACTTCTTGAACCTGGACTTTGTTGGACTAgggataacacacacacacacagcagaatcTAATCACTCCCATTTCCATCACCCTTGGAAATAGACCTTGCTTCTTATAAAGAGAATGTCTTTTTTGTGGTGTAGAGAAAACCATTTTCACCCCATTTTCAGGACAGCCTATTTcagtacacacacaccccctcccccgccccacacactcacacacacgttGACCATTAATAATAAGTCCTATCCATGTCTGGAAATGGCCAGCTCCTGAAGCACACcttgggctgcactccatggccCCTGTACATGAGCCAACTTTCTACTTTGTCAAATTCCAaaggagtttttgatggacagagTGTCATTCCGAGCAGGGCTAAAAattcagagcttccagaagagTGTGCTGACTTGATAAATGGCCAAGAGCTCTCTACAAGCTCCTGTTTGGTCAACCTCGGACAAAGGAGAGTAAAACTTGGGTAGTTTTCACTTGTATCCTTTCCCATAATTGGCTCCTGCCCGTGGGTGATGTGACTGCCACTCTTTTGTTGCCCCCCAGATTAAAAAGACCAGCCAAGGCAGAGCAGAATAGTTGTTTCGAGGCTACAGAGAATGGGGCAGTTTGAATTCTGTTTTGACTCTTGTGCAGAGGGAATCTTAGTTAAAATTGTTTTGCTCTTCCATTTTGTGCccaacttttccttttcttcattctaACCAGGGGATGATGCTCAGTTTGAGATGGACATCTGATTGTCCTTTGAGGATCAGAAGAAAAGCAGCAACACTGATACATGTGTGTACTTGATTCGGCTGATAGGATCATCGATGCAAAGACAGAAGAGGCAGTACCAGCAATCCCCGTTGctgtctccttcccctcctccttccccttgtGCCAAAGGATGCAAAGATGAGCTGCATCTGACCATTTCTTCTCCCTGTTTCCTGTTCCCCTCCCAGTTAGACAGTTAGATTGAAGACTCTTGACATATTTCTGTAGAACTAAGCAGCCCATAGAGGAAAACAGTTAAACTCTggttcccctccccgccccccattttttttaatcccaaatcCATTATCAACCTACTAATAACTGACTGGCTGGGGAGTCTGGGGAAGTGATACAGAGGTTTGATGGGTTCAGCATCATTCCTGTTCTTATTCTCTCTCCTCACTGTCTTGCCCAGGTTTCAGTCTTGCAAGAGCCTGGGTTTGGGGGTCTTGAAAACCACTGGAGGGAAATGGTAAACAGGAAGAGAGCTGCTTTCCTTTTTACTTTGCGGTGTTTGTCCTTGGGGATAGTACACAGTTTGTACAACTCGAGTAGCATTACCCTGGGGCACTGTTTTGAGGTCCacttcccctccttcctctgggAGGAGTGTATTCTGTCTTTCGTACTATAG from Bos taurus isolate L1 Dominette 01449 registration number 42190680 breed Hereford chromosome 28, ARS-UCD2.0, whole genome shotgun sequence includes the following:
- the EIF4EBP2 gene encoding eukaryotic translation initiation factor 4E-binding protein 2, with the translated sequence MSSSAGSGHQPSQSRAIPTRTVPISDAAQLPHDYCTTPGGTLFSTTPGGTRIIYDRKFLLDRRNSPMAQTPPCHLPNIPGVTSPGTLIEDSKVEVNNLNNLNNHDRKHAVGDDAQFEMDI